Proteins encoded by one window of Glycine soja cultivar W05 chromosome 15, ASM419377v2, whole genome shotgun sequence:
- the LOC114388484 gene encoding C2 and GRAM domain-containing protein At1g03370-like isoform X1, with protein MKLVVRVIEAKNLPPTDPNGLSDPYVRLQLGKHRFRTKVIKKCLNPKWDEEFSFRVDDLNEELVISVMDEDKFFNDDFVGQLKVPISIVFEEEIKSLGTAWYSLQPKSKKSKNKESGEIRLSIYFLQNNATMESNDSGDLLLHPRMTELPSRSSTSPSNSSSPVREEITSAKDEKSSTQKTITGRIAQIFSKSSDMSSTASRRSIDLDQSEISKVEVSEMKAEDQSSNETFEEAMRKLQSADQGSEIPSNLPAGVFIDQQYVIAPEDLNELLFSSDSNFLKSLAEVQGNTELEIGPWKFENDGEIFKRLVTYVKAPSKLIKAVKAYEEHTYLKADGKNFAVLVSVSTPDVMYGSTFRVEVLYVITPGPELPTGEQCSCLVVSWRMNFLQSTMMKGMIENGARQGMKDSFDQYATLLSQTVKPADLKDLSSNKEQALASLHAEPESDWRLAVQYFGNFTVFATVFMGLYVLVHIWLAAPSTIQGLEFGGLDLPDSIGEFVVCAVLVLQGECMLGKISRFIKARAQKGSDHGIKAQGDGWLLTVALIEGSSLASVDSSGLSDPYVVFTCNGKTRTSSIKFQKSNLTWNEIFEFDAMDDPPSVLDVVVYDFDGPFDEAASLGHAEINFLKANIADLADIWVPLEGKLALACQSKLHLRIFLDNTRGGNVAKDYLSRMEKEVGKKINLRSPQANSAFQKLFGLPPEEFLINDFTCHLKRKMPLQGRLFLSARIIGFHANLFGNKTKFFFLWEDIEDIQVIPPTFSSMGSPIIVITLRKGRGVDARHGAKTQDEQGRLRFHFQSFVSFNVAHRTIMALWKVRSLSPEQKVEFVEEQSDSKSLISDESGSFLGLDDVSMSEIYSCSLLIPASYLMEIFSGGELDRRVMEKLGYLNYSYTPWVSENLDISERAVYYKFEKRISSYKGEVTSTQQRSPLPDGKGWLVEELMNLHGVPLGDYFNIHLRYQIEDLPPKAKGCRVQVLFGMEWLKSSKNQKRLTKNILENLLERFKVTFSLAEKELLPN; from the exons ATGAAGCTTGTGGTTCGTGTGATTGAGGCAAAGAACTTGCCACCGACGGATCCTAATGGGTTGAGTGATCCGTACGTGAGGCTACAATTGGGGAAGCACAGGTTCAGGACCAAAGTGATCAAGAAGTGTTTGAATCCAAAGTGGGATGAGGAGTTTAGCTTTAGGGTGGATGATCTTAATGAAGAATTGGTTATATCTGTTATGGATGAAGATAAGTTCTTCAATGATGACTTTGTGGGTCAGCTTAAAGTGCCAATTTCAATTGTTTTTGAGGAGGAGATCAAGTCCCTTGGCACTGCTTGGTATTCTTTGCAACCCAAAAGCAAGAAGTCCAAGAACAAGGAATCTG GTGAGATTCGTTTGAGCATATATTTTTTACAGAATAATGCAACCATGGAGTCAAATGATAGTGGAGATCTATTATTACATCcaagaatgacagaattgccATCAAGATCTTCCACAAGCCCTTCAAACTCATCTTCTCCTGTCAGGGAAGAAATTACATCTGCTAAGGATGAAAAATCCAGTACACAAAAAACAATAACTGGAAGAATTGCTCAAATCTTTAGTAAGAGCTCTGATATGTCTTCAACTGCATCCCGTAGAAGCATTGACTTGGACCAATCTGAAATTAGTAAAGTAGAAGTTAGTGAGATGAAGGCTGAGGATCAGTCCTCTAATGAGACTTTTGAAGAAGCTATGAGAAAACTTCAGTCTGCAGATCAAGGCAGTGAAATTCCTAGCAATTTACCAGCAGGGGTGTTTATTGATCAACAATATGTCATTGCACCAGAAGACTTGAACGAGCTACTAttttcatcagattcaaatttTCTCAAGTCATTGGCAGAAGTACAGGGCAATACAGAACTCGAAATAGGACCTTGGAAGTTTGAGAATGATGGGGAAATCTTCAAAAGATTAGTTACTTACGTCAAGGCTCCTAGTAAATTAATTAAGGCTGTCAAAGCCTATGAGGAGCACACATATTTAAAAGCTGATGGGAAGAACTTTGCTGTTCTAGTCAGTGTTAGCACTCCGGATGTTATGTACGGGAGCACCTTTAGGGTAGAAGTACTCTATGTGATCACACCTGGACCAGAGTTGCCGACTGGAGAACAATGTTCGTGTCTGGTTGTATCGTGGCGAATGAATTTTTTACAAAGCACCATGATGAAAGGAATGATAGAAAATGGGGCTCGGCAAGGCATGAAGGATAGCTTTGATCAGTATGCCACTTTGTTATCTCAGACTGTTAAACCTGCTGATCTGAAGGACCTTAGTTCCAATAAGGAACAAGCTTTAGCGTCATTACATGCAGAACCTGAATCAGATTGGAGGCTTGCAGTGCAGTATTTTGGTAACTTCACAGTATTTGCAACAGTTTTCATGGGGTTGTATGTGCTTGTTCACATTTGGTTGGCTGCACCAAGCACAATTCAAGGGCTTGAGTTTGGTGGGCTTGACTTGCCAGATTCAATTGGTGAATTTGTTGTCTGTGCAGTTTTGGTTCTTCAAGGTGAATGCATGCTGGGTAAAATCTCACGCTTCATAAAGGCCAGAGCACAAAAGG GTAGTGATCATGGAATCAAAGCACAAGGAGATGGGTGGTTGCTAACTGTTGCCTTAATTGAAGGAAGCAGTTTAGCTTCTGTTGATTCTAGTGGGTTGTCTGATCCCTATGTGGTGTTTACGTGCAATGGAAAAACAAGAACTAGTTCAATCAAGTTCCAGAAATCTAATCTTACATGGAATG AAATATTTGAGTTTGATGCAATGGATGATCCTCCTTCTGTGCTGGATGTGGTAGTTTATGATTTTGATGGACCTTTTGATGAAGCTGCATCTCTAGGACATGctgaaattaattttctaaaagcAAATATAGCAGATCTTGCTGATATATGGGTTCCCCTTGAAGGAAAGTTGGCATTGGCATGTCAGTCTAAGCTGCACCTAAGAATTTTCTTGGACAACACTAGAGGTGGTAATGTTGCAAAGGACTATTTAAGTAGAATGGAGAAAGAAGTCGGGAAGAAG attAATTTGCGGTCTCCTCAAGCAAATTCAGCATTTCAGAAACTGTTTGGGCTTCCACCTGAGGAATTTCTCATCAACGATTTCACCTgtcatttgaaaagaaaaatgcccCTGCAG GGCCGCCTATTTCTATCAGCAAGAATAATTGGATTTCATGCAAATTTGTTTGGAAATAAGacaaaattcttttttctttgggaaGATATTGAAGACATTCAGGTTATTCCTCCTACATTCTCATCAATGGGGAGTCCAATAATTGTCATAACTCTTCGGAAGGGTAGAGGTGTAGATGCAAGGCATGGTGCAAAAACACAAGATGAACAAGGCAGGCTGAGGTTTCATTTTCAGTCATTTGTGTCTTTCAATGTTGCACACAG GACTATCATGGCTCTCTGGAAGGTCAGGTCCTTGAGTCCTGAACAGAAGGTTGAGTTTGTCGAAGAACAATCTGATAGCAAAAGTCTTATAAGTGATGAGAGTGGCTCATTCCTTGGCCTGGATGATGTTAGCATGTCTGAGATTTATTCTTGTTCTCTTTTAATTCCT gCAAGTTACCTCATGGAGATATTTAGCGGGGGTGAGTTGGACCGTCGGGTCATggaaaagcttggttatcttaATTATTCTTATACTCCTTGGGTATCTGAGAACCTAGATATCTCTGAGAGAGCAGTATATTACAAATTTGAGAAGCGTATTTCAAGTTATAAAGGTGAAGTGACAAGTACTCAACAAAGATCTCCCCTTCCGGATGGAAAGGGTTGGCTTGTGGAAGAGCTTATGAACCTTCATGGAGTTCCTCTTGGTGATTATTTCAAT ATACACCTTAGGTACCAAATTGAGGATTTACCCCCAAAAGCAAAGGGATGTAGAGTGCAAGTTTTATTTGGAATGGAATGGCTGAAAAGCTCAAAGAATCAGAAAAGACTTACAAAGAACATCCTAGAAAATTTGCTTGAACGTTTTAAGGTGACCTTTAGTCTAGCTGAGAAAGAGCTTTTACCAAACTAG
- the LOC114388484 gene encoding C2 and GRAM domain-containing protein At1g03370-like isoform X2, whose protein sequence is MESNDSGDLLLHPRMTELPSRSSTSPSNSSSPVREEITSAKDEKSSTQKTITGRIAQIFSKSSDMSSTASRRSIDLDQSEISKVEVSEMKAEDQSSNETFEEAMRKLQSADQGSEIPSNLPAGVFIDQQYVIAPEDLNELLFSSDSNFLKSLAEVQGNTELEIGPWKFENDGEIFKRLVTYVKAPSKLIKAVKAYEEHTYLKADGKNFAVLVSVSTPDVMYGSTFRVEVLYVITPGPELPTGEQCSCLVVSWRMNFLQSTMMKGMIENGARQGMKDSFDQYATLLSQTVKPADLKDLSSNKEQALASLHAEPESDWRLAVQYFGNFTVFATVFMGLYVLVHIWLAAPSTIQGLEFGGLDLPDSIGEFVVCAVLVLQGECMLGKISRFIKARAQKGSDHGIKAQGDGWLLTVALIEGSSLASVDSSGLSDPYVVFTCNGKTRTSSIKFQKSNLTWNEIFEFDAMDDPPSVLDVVVYDFDGPFDEAASLGHAEINFLKANIADLADIWVPLEGKLALACQSKLHLRIFLDNTRGGNVAKDYLSRMEKEVGKKINLRSPQANSAFQKLFGLPPEEFLINDFTCHLKRKMPLQGRLFLSARIIGFHANLFGNKTKFFFLWEDIEDIQVIPPTFSSMGSPIIVITLRKGRGVDARHGAKTQDEQGRLRFHFQSFVSFNVAHRTIMALWKVRSLSPEQKVEFVEEQSDSKSLISDESGSFLGLDDVSMSEIYSCSLLIPASYLMEIFSGGELDRRVMEKLGYLNYSYTPWVSENLDISERAVYYKFEKRISSYKGEVTSTQQRSPLPDGKGWLVEELMNLHGVPLGDYFNIHLRYQIEDLPPKAKGCRVQVLFGMEWLKSSKNQKRLTKNILENLLERFKVTFSLAEKELLPN, encoded by the exons ATGGAGTCAAATGATAGTGGAGATCTATTATTACATCcaagaatgacagaattgccATCAAGATCTTCCACAAGCCCTTCAAACTCATCTTCTCCTGTCAGGGAAGAAATTACATCTGCTAAGGATGAAAAATCCAGTACACAAAAAACAATAACTGGAAGAATTGCTCAAATCTTTAGTAAGAGCTCTGATATGTCTTCAACTGCATCCCGTAGAAGCATTGACTTGGACCAATCTGAAATTAGTAAAGTAGAAGTTAGTGAGATGAAGGCTGAGGATCAGTCCTCTAATGAGACTTTTGAAGAAGCTATGAGAAAACTTCAGTCTGCAGATCAAGGCAGTGAAATTCCTAGCAATTTACCAGCAGGGGTGTTTATTGATCAACAATATGTCATTGCACCAGAAGACTTGAACGAGCTACTAttttcatcagattcaaatttTCTCAAGTCATTGGCAGAAGTACAGGGCAATACAGAACTCGAAATAGGACCTTGGAAGTTTGAGAATGATGGGGAAATCTTCAAAAGATTAGTTACTTACGTCAAGGCTCCTAGTAAATTAATTAAGGCTGTCAAAGCCTATGAGGAGCACACATATTTAAAAGCTGATGGGAAGAACTTTGCTGTTCTAGTCAGTGTTAGCACTCCGGATGTTATGTACGGGAGCACCTTTAGGGTAGAAGTACTCTATGTGATCACACCTGGACCAGAGTTGCCGACTGGAGAACAATGTTCGTGTCTGGTTGTATCGTGGCGAATGAATTTTTTACAAAGCACCATGATGAAAGGAATGATAGAAAATGGGGCTCGGCAAGGCATGAAGGATAGCTTTGATCAGTATGCCACTTTGTTATCTCAGACTGTTAAACCTGCTGATCTGAAGGACCTTAGTTCCAATAAGGAACAAGCTTTAGCGTCATTACATGCAGAACCTGAATCAGATTGGAGGCTTGCAGTGCAGTATTTTGGTAACTTCACAGTATTTGCAACAGTTTTCATGGGGTTGTATGTGCTTGTTCACATTTGGTTGGCTGCACCAAGCACAATTCAAGGGCTTGAGTTTGGTGGGCTTGACTTGCCAGATTCAATTGGTGAATTTGTTGTCTGTGCAGTTTTGGTTCTTCAAGGTGAATGCATGCTGGGTAAAATCTCACGCTTCATAAAGGCCAGAGCACAAAAGG GTAGTGATCATGGAATCAAAGCACAAGGAGATGGGTGGTTGCTAACTGTTGCCTTAATTGAAGGAAGCAGTTTAGCTTCTGTTGATTCTAGTGGGTTGTCTGATCCCTATGTGGTGTTTACGTGCAATGGAAAAACAAGAACTAGTTCAATCAAGTTCCAGAAATCTAATCTTACATGGAATG AAATATTTGAGTTTGATGCAATGGATGATCCTCCTTCTGTGCTGGATGTGGTAGTTTATGATTTTGATGGACCTTTTGATGAAGCTGCATCTCTAGGACATGctgaaattaattttctaaaagcAAATATAGCAGATCTTGCTGATATATGGGTTCCCCTTGAAGGAAAGTTGGCATTGGCATGTCAGTCTAAGCTGCACCTAAGAATTTTCTTGGACAACACTAGAGGTGGTAATGTTGCAAAGGACTATTTAAGTAGAATGGAGAAAGAAGTCGGGAAGAAG attAATTTGCGGTCTCCTCAAGCAAATTCAGCATTTCAGAAACTGTTTGGGCTTCCACCTGAGGAATTTCTCATCAACGATTTCACCTgtcatttgaaaagaaaaatgcccCTGCAG GGCCGCCTATTTCTATCAGCAAGAATAATTGGATTTCATGCAAATTTGTTTGGAAATAAGacaaaattcttttttctttgggaaGATATTGAAGACATTCAGGTTATTCCTCCTACATTCTCATCAATGGGGAGTCCAATAATTGTCATAACTCTTCGGAAGGGTAGAGGTGTAGATGCAAGGCATGGTGCAAAAACACAAGATGAACAAGGCAGGCTGAGGTTTCATTTTCAGTCATTTGTGTCTTTCAATGTTGCACACAG GACTATCATGGCTCTCTGGAAGGTCAGGTCCTTGAGTCCTGAACAGAAGGTTGAGTTTGTCGAAGAACAATCTGATAGCAAAAGTCTTATAAGTGATGAGAGTGGCTCATTCCTTGGCCTGGATGATGTTAGCATGTCTGAGATTTATTCTTGTTCTCTTTTAATTCCT gCAAGTTACCTCATGGAGATATTTAGCGGGGGTGAGTTGGACCGTCGGGTCATggaaaagcttggttatcttaATTATTCTTATACTCCTTGGGTATCTGAGAACCTAGATATCTCTGAGAGAGCAGTATATTACAAATTTGAGAAGCGTATTTCAAGTTATAAAGGTGAAGTGACAAGTACTCAACAAAGATCTCCCCTTCCGGATGGAAAGGGTTGGCTTGTGGAAGAGCTTATGAACCTTCATGGAGTTCCTCTTGGTGATTATTTCAAT ATACACCTTAGGTACCAAATTGAGGATTTACCCCCAAAAGCAAAGGGATGTAGAGTGCAAGTTTTATTTGGAATGGAATGGCTGAAAAGCTCAAAGAATCAGAAAAGACTTACAAAGAACATCCTAGAAAATTTGCTTGAACGTTTTAAGGTGACCTTTAGTCTAGCTGAGAAAGAGCTTTTACCAAACTAG
- the LOC114387969 gene encoding protein phosphatase 1 regulatory inhibitor subunit PPP1R8 homolog, with translation MYGRASSGLDRFKKAQSLEPFSVSVNSSSRNGAQPSTKVVDPSSALPPLSQASANQPQQHASQKTVGVEAAPLLGQNQQATQVGGGQSTWQPPDWAIEPRPGVFYLEVLKDGQVLDQINLDRRRNIFGRQIQTCDFVLDHQSVSRQHAAVIPHKNGSIYVIDLGSAHGTFVANERLTKDSPVELEVGQSLRFAASTRAYILRKNDAALFPRPPPPTEINFPPPPDPSDEEAVVAYNTLLNRYGINKADLVSKPGESGSSVSGKNKDYQSERPAKRIRKTRVAFRDQVGGELVEVVGISDGADVETEPGPVGVKEGSLVGKYESLVQITVIPKGKEQSSVKEADSSPKGVTDKLQEVLKKIKTPVKTGIYDDLYGESLSVKVGSSWAYSPALGTGERAPDKEDGAGSGKSESNPNAVDGDDDDLFG, from the exons ATGTATGGAAGGGCATCATCAGGTCTTGATAGGTTTAAGAAGGCTCAGAGCTTGGAACCATTCTCTGTTTCTGTCAACTCTTCTTCCAGAAATGGTGCCCAACCCTCTACTAAAGTAGTTGACCCTTCCTCTGCTTTGCCTCCGCTGTCTCAGGCTTCTGCCAACCAACCCCAACAACATGCTTCTCAGAAGACTGTAGGAGTGGAGGCGGCTCCATTGTTGGGGCAGAATCAGCAGGCGACTCAGGTTGGGGGAGGGCAGTCGACGTGGCAGCCGCCGGATTGGGCGATCGAGCCACGGCCAGGTGTTTTTTACCTGGAGGTTTTGAAGGATGGCCAGGTGCTAGACCAGATTAATCTGGACAGACGGAGGAATATCTTTGGGAGGCAAATCCAGACCTGTGATTTTGTGCTTGATCATCAATCTGTCTCTCGCCAACATGCTGCAGTTATTCCTCACAAGAATGGGAG caTATATGTAATTGATTTGGGATCTGCACATGGTACATTTGTTGCAAATGAGCGGTTGACCAAGGATTCGCCAGTTGAGCTTGAAGTGGGACAATCGTTGCGATTTGCTGCATCAACAAGAGCGTACATATTAAGAAAGAATGATGCAGCTCTTTTCCCTCGGCCTCCACCACCAACAGAGATTAATTTCCCACCGCCTCCTGACCCATCTGATGAAGAAGCTGTTGTAGCGTATAATACGCTACTGAATCGTTATGGCATCAACAAAGCTGATCTGGTGTCCAAACCTGGTGAGTCTGGTAGTTCAGTAAGTGGCAAAAATAAAGATTACCAATCTGAAAGACCAGCTAAGAGAATTAGGAAAACAAGAGTTGCCTTCAGGGATCAAGTTGGGGGAGAGTTAGTTGAGGTTGTTGGAATTTCAGATGGTGCAGATGTAGAAACAGAACCTGGTCCAGTTGGTGTTAAAGAAGGAAGTTTAGTTGGTAAATATGAATCTCTTGTACAGATTACTGTAATACCAAAGGGGAAAGAGCAGTCCTCTGTCAAGGAGGCAGATTCATCCCCAAAAGGTGTGACTGATAAACTACAAGAAGTCttgaaaaagatcaaaaccCCAGTCAAAACTGGGATTTATGATGACCTATATGGAGAATCATTATCTGTCAAAGTTGGATCTTCCTGGGCATATTCACCTGCACTCGGAACTGGTGAACGGGCTCCAGATAAGGAGGATGGTGCGGGGAGCGGAAAGTCAGAGAGTAATCCTAATGCTGTTGATGGAGACGATGATGATTTGTTTGGGTGA